From the genome of Salvia splendens isolate huo1 chromosome 7, SspV2, whole genome shotgun sequence:
taaataatcAAGCATGTCATTTTTCCATTCCTTTCTTTCAGAAATAGTGTGTGATCTGAATGGCTCTGTTTAAAGCCATGTTTGAACATTGCCTGACAAAATCTTCCGAACCATACTCTGGGTGATTGCTTTAACCCATAGAGGGTCTTTTTCAATCTGCATACCTGCCCTTTTCCAAATTCTTCGTACAGACCTGGTGGGACCTCCATATAGACTTCCTTGGTCTTCTCAAGTTcaccatgaagaaaggcatttgTCACATCCAACTGGTATAATGGCCATTCTTTGCATGCAGCCACAGAAAGAAGAGTTCTTACTGTATTTAGTTTGGCCACCGGGGAGAACGTTTCCTCATAGTCTACTCCATACACTTGAGTGTATCCTTTAGCAACCAAtcttgccttgtatctctcgattgaaccatctgcacgtcgttttatggtgaagatccaCCGACAAgctactggtttctttcccggAGGTAGAGTACATATCTCCCATGTTTCATTCTTTTTCAGGGCatcaatctccttcttcatggcttccctccaGTGCTTGTGTTGCATTGCCATCTCGAAGGATTGtggaatctcttcttcttcatagagAGCAGCTTCAAACGCTCTAGCCATTTCAGTAAGGTGTCCCTGGGTGAAATTTGCAACTGAGTACCTTGATTTTCGTCCTTTCCAGTCTGGAGAATATCGTCGAGGAGGAATGCCCCTCGTACTCCTGTGGGGTAATCTGCCATGTCCTGTCTCTTGTTCTGTAGGTGGCTCTTCTGTATCACTTATATTTTCCCTGCCACTGTTAGCAATTTCGGGCAGAGTACCAATGTTGGGATCAAAAGTTTTTACCTCGGGTCTCAAAGACTGGTTCGATAGTTTGGCTGGGTCCTGAGGCGACATGTTCTGTTCATGAGGAATTGGCGCTGTTGGACTCTCAATTATGATAGGATTTTCCTCCCcctgaatggtttctccccatAGAGGTAGCCAATTGAGTGCGTCACTATTCGGGTTACCTggctcactctccccctgaccactagattggctatagaaaTATTCACTTTCAACGAAGTCACAGTTCATAGTTACATACATGCGATATGTTGATGGGTCATAACATCTATAccctttctgattttttccataccCCAAGAAAACACATTTGACAGCACATGGTGAGAATTTATCGCGATCATTTTTGGGTATGTGAGCAAAGACAGTGCAGCCAAAAACTTTGGGTTCAAGAATGAGAGAAGAGGGAATTGAGTGTTTGTTAGAGAATACCTCTAAAGGGGTTTTGAAGTTTAGGATTCCTGTGGGAAGACGATTTAGGAGGTAAACAGATGTGGCTATGGCTTCAGGCCAGAAGGTTTTAGGGATGTGGGATTCTATCAGAAGTGCACGGGTGATCTCCAAAATATACCGGTTTTTTCGCtcagccaccccattttgttctggcgTGTAGGCACATGTTGTTTGGTGAAGGAGACCTTTTTCGGTAAAGAAGGTTTTCATGCTAGAGTTCACATATTctctcccattatcagatctaaggacttggattttggtgttgTACTGGGTTTGGACAAGGTTATAGAACTCAGTGAATTTTCCAAAGACTTCTGATTttgatttcaaaaaataaatccaagtcatacgagaaaaatcatcaacaaaaagcaaaaaatatCGAAATCCTTGACCCCCGGTAACGGGcgcagggccccaaacatcagagtgaacTAAAGCAAAAGGAGTTTTTTCTCTAGTTTTGTTCAATTTGAAGGAATGTCTATGACTTTTAGCCAAAACAcacgtttcacaattcaaaacatatgAAGAAGAAACTAATTTGGGAAAGAGTAAACGGAGATATCCTatagatgggtgccctaaccgacgGTGTAGGAGCCATATCTGTCTTTCATTCAGTCCACGACTTAGCAGTGCAGTACTATGTTGGGCGATCTCATCAACGTAGTACAGTCCatgtcgctcagtgccacgcccaactatcgttcccgtcttgatatcctgtaacatgcaaaaacgAGGCTGCATTAGGAGTTTGCAGTTAAGTTCTTTCGTGACGTGACTCACAGACAATAATTTGTGGGACAAGGACGGAACATAAAGACAATTGGAGAGACGAAGGGTTGGTGATATATATATAGTTCCTGCCCCTTCGACCTGTGCTAACTCCCCACTGGCTGTTTGGACAAAAGGTTTTTTTGATTTGGATATATCTAAAAAATCGGATTTATCGAATGGCATTGTGTCAGTTgcaccacaatcaaaaatccaatggGAGTCTTTTGGTCCTATTTTTGAGGATGACGAATATGCCAGAGCTTGGACCAAGTTTGTATATGGTGTGGAAGGTGGAAATTCAAACTTTCGGGTGTGATTGTGCATTTTCCGAAAGTTGGGGAAATATTTGGAAATATTGTGATTTTCTGGGGTGGGTTTTTGGAAATCAGGTATAAGTAGGGGTGGGGTTTCGAAAATATTTGTGGGGTGGGGTGTTTTATAGGATTGATGTGGGATTGGGGGACTATTTTGCAAAAGGAGTGTTCTTCTCCTAAAAAACCCTAGCCGTCCCCCCCTTTCACTCTCCCGCTCCATTTCTGCTCCCACACCCGTCGACTCCCTCTCACGGTCGGCCTTCCCAGCCGAGATCGGAGACCGGTGGTCACCGGTCCCTCCTTCCCCCTCATTAATTTTACCTTCCATCCACGTTTGAGTCGATGCAATTGATGCTTTGGCCACGTTGACTTGGTTTGCGCCGCCTCCGCCACCCCCTGGTGCTGCGCCGCTGTTAGGGTATTGTGGTGGTGGAGTGACGACGTTGCCGCCGCTGGATGAGGGATTGCCGAAGCCGCCGGTGTCTGTGGAGTTGCCGaagccgccgcctccgccgttGACCGTGGGTTTGCCGAAGCCGCCCGCCGGTCCTCCGGTGTAGGTGGCTCGGTCTCCTCCGATCAGAATGGCGGCTGCTGCCCTTCCATTCCCGGTGCCACCTCGTTTTCCACTTTGGCGAGTTCTCTTCATCTCTTGCCACCATTCGGGGTATCCGTGGAGGTGGAAGCATGTATCCCGTGTGTGTTTTTTTCCTCCGCAGTGTGAGCAAATAAGCTTGTTTTTGTCTTCATCTTGTTTTCGATTTGGTGGGAATGGTGTGCAGATTTCCGGTGGGGTTTGCGCCGCTGGAGTTGGGCGGTTTCTGTGGAAAGCTCCTAGGCCGGCTGCGATTCCAGATGAGTCTGGTTCGGGTTTGAGAACCTTCTCATTGACAGCTTCCCTTCTCACCATACCATATGCTCTGCGAACAGATGGTAACGGATCTGTATTTAGTATTTCCCGTCTGATCTTGTCGTATTTGTCGTCTAAAGCCCATATGAATTGGTAGAGTCGATGCCTCTGTGTATGTTTGTTGTACTTCTCGATGCTTTTGGGGCTTTCCATGGGATTAGGATCTCTTGCATCTATTGAGATCCATAGGTcctggaatttattccagaggGATTCCAGGCTCATATCTCCTTGCTTAATTGTCATCGCCTGCCTGTGTAGATCATGTACTTGAAAGGGGTCAGCTCCACTTCCATAGGTGATTGCCAGACCTTCCCATAGGTCTCGGGCTGTTTTATACTGTGAAACTTCATTCCTCAAACTGGATTCAatgttgttgatgatccaaTTGAAGCAACAATGATCCCGTTGTTGCCATATCGCGTAGCCGGGATCGTTGGCGGTGGGGGGTTCTGATCCTCCAGAAATGTGAGAAATCAGTCCCTTTCCACCTATAGCTCGTTCCATCAGATTTATCCAAAGGGGATAATTATCCCCATTGAGTTTGTCTTCTAAGCGGATTTCTCCCAAAGACTCCAGGTTTTGTGGTGACTGTTTTGGAGGGTTTTCTGGTTTGTTTCCGGTTTTATTCATGAACTTCATGAATTCGGCAAATTGTGCCGCAAAATCTGCCATAGTATCGGCAGAGTGTGGTTTGGTATTTTCTGTGTCAGAATCTGACATCTTTGGTTTTCGTTTTGCAGGGATAATGAAGGAAAGGCCGAGAAGGGTATGGGACTATGATGACATTGCTCTGAGTCCCCAAATAAAAATTTCCTGCtttgataccatcttaaagatggtaatcgagagaggtggaGAAAGATTGGTTAGTCATTTGATAGGAAGAAGTGTATAGAGAAATATTTCAATGTTTGTTTTCCATATCTTTCAAATGTTCATtcaccctagtatttatagggtgaaTGAGAACATTCTAGTACACCAATAAATGTAGTTGGTACTTTACAACACTTAGGAACTCTACACTACTTAATGTGGGCGGCATATTAATGTGGTCTTTTTTTCCAACACATGTCATCTTCTTTTCCAACATGATGTAGTTTGGTTCGACTctattttctgctccagttttACACGTGCGAGCGGACTATCTACTTAAATCATTTTATCCTTAATATTAATTAGAATTGTTGTGATAATATTTTGTTTGTGTTGATAAATATTTGCAGTGGCAACCATTGTCTCGAGATATGGCATTGTTGCACGCGAAAAACGAGAGAGAGACTAAAAGTAGAAAATATATGAAGTGATTTTTCATCTCTCTGTTGTCTTTACCGCACCCAAACTTAGCATCTGCACGAGACTCACCTCATaatattcactttttttttctctctttatgATTAAATATCAAATACTACTTCATAAAAGTTGAGTATAGAATTTTACTTAACCTAGTAATTATATCTAACCGTAGATTGGGGTAAGTCTAAATGTAATTTgttaaaatcaatgattttgTTAGGGTTCAAAACCATTCCGTGTCATAGAATTTGAAAATGTGCAAACGATATGCAAGTACAAAATTGTGAGGACTTTGCCAATATCATACTACTAATATGGAGTTTGTTGTGAGGACTTTGCCAATATCATACTACTAATATGGAGTTTGAATGTGAATCAATTAACCCTCACAAATTCATTATAGAATTAAAAATAATGATGATTtgaaaaaatagtactagtactactgTTTGGGATTTGGTGGGGGGCACAACGAGCACACGATTGGATTCTTACGATAACCAAAGTAGGAAAGTGGGACATGTTTCTCTAATCTGATAGCCACTATATGGAGTATTATGCAAAAGCCAGAGCACTAGTCATGAATGCCATACACATTACTTAATTATTCAATATTGTCCATTGTTTTACcattttattgaaaattttattctcaGCCAAACTGTACCAAGTAGTGTTTCATTTCACTAAAAGGTGTCCACcaaaaaattttgaatattgGGTTTCGACGTGAAGGGAGAATTTTACGGAATATTACttgtcaaaacaaatatattcacACCACGTCTATTTGTGAAAGAATCACCAAAGACATTGTGTTAAGTAgtaaagtagtagtagtagtagtattataattctaaaatagaaaacaaaactCAGAAgccatttattataaaaaaaaatgctaAAGTTAAAGAACAAAAACACATTAACTCTACAAATTAGAAGTTTGATTTAAACTTAATGATTTCCGACTGATCAAATGAACGGTTCCCGCAAAATCTTTGACATGGACAATCACCGAGCCTATTATTTACTTCTTTCTACATTTGAGAAAGGAaacttggagagagagaaagagaggaattGCCCCACATCCAATCCCTTCAGCGTCATCAAATTCAGGAAATACTCGAAAGAAAGCCACAATTTCAGCAAGCCTTCTCAGTGTGCATCGCTTCATTAACAAGCTTGTAGCATTGCAGACTGCAAAGAGGAAGCTTCGACTTTGAATCGCGGTACTTGTAGGCATTGGTACAAGACGGGCCAGCACATTTCTCCCTCGGAGGAGGGTAGCTGAAATTTCAAAAATAGTGTCAAGAATGTATGCTTCCTCGCCTTCAACCAAATTGCGATGAAATTTCACTAATGGTctaaatatcaatattattaaCAACACAATATTACCTGCAAGTGTTGGATTCAAAAAATTTGGGCAAGCCCAAGTCTTGAGGGAATGTGACAGTAGTCCCCGTAGGTCCCATGACTGTCCTAATGGTGTTTGAAATAAGCATTTGAGCATTTGTCGCCTTCCCCTGTTTCAATTTTTAGGAGAGAAAAGGGAGCGGTGTTATCTTCAATTACAAAATTTGGGAGCTTTTGTAGACAATTCACTGTAACTCTTTTTCTGCATAATTTAGATCTTTGATGACACACCAAGAATGCTTCCCGATGCTACTAATGCAGAAGTGTTAATAAACTCAATATAAGAACCAATATGTATTTGATCAATAATTTATCAGTGCTACTTTTTTAAGAACTGGGCTTTCAGTGCAAAAATAATGGTATCAGCTTCCATTTGCAGATTTGGGAAATCATTCGATATCATGTTTGAAGGAAAATCCCTTATGGTTGTATATTCAATATCATGTTTGAAGGCAAATACCTGTGCCAGTTCTTCCTGGCGCTTCTTCACCTTCTCTTCCCTTTTCTTCCTACTGGAATCTTGACCGAGTATTTTTCTGATCGCCTCTGCCTACAATTTTGAAACAACTAGCTTATTTTCCACATCTTGCTATGAAGCTAAATATATCAGTTTCAAGAATAGTGTCTGCAAGAGTTAACCTCAGATTCACGAGCAGCTTTCTCGTTCTGCAACCTACGCCTCTGAGCAGCCTCCACCTTCTTCAGTTGTTGCTCCACTTCCGTTAATTTCTCCTTTTGTTCTGAGTCATTGAAAATAGCAAAGACAAATTCAAACAGCTTACTTTAAGAAGATATCAAAAGGGTCATAAGGAAAAGAGATTCATACTTACTTCGAGGTGCAGCCGGTGGTAACCCGTTTGGGAACTCAATCTGACTTGCACCTGCCTCTGGGGCATCCTTGCTTAGAAGGGCTCGTTGACGAGTGGTCAGAGCTATCTCCCTCTTGTTTTCTAATGGAAACTCTGCCACATCCCTCTTTCGTTTTTTCTTCGTCTTCCCTTCACCATTGCCATCAGAGGAAAGTTCATCTTCCTTTTCATAATCTGTGTCTCCAGATCTGGGTTTTCTGGAATCTCGCCTTCCAACATCTtctgtattttcatttttcacaccCTTCTGCGATTTTCTGGTTGACTGTGTCTCCAAATCCTTATATCCAGACATCCTTGAAATCTTCAGTTTCTCCAGGTACCTTatctcatcatcttcatcaaatTCCCCAATCAAAACTCGTTTCTTAGGAACCCTCCTGCTCTTACGAACTGTATCAGATTTATCTCCATGCTTCTCATTAGAATTTTTTGTTGATGACCTCCCCATCTCCTCCCTTCCAAAAGTGAAACTACTTTTCGAGAAATCTTTCCAAGGGACGCCTTTCAAGGTGCCTTTCTTGAGAGGAGGGGAATGATATTCATCAGAACTTTCCTGAAATGAGAACATGCCAACAACGGAATCAACCACATAGTAGGATATGTTAAATCACATTCAGCTACTTGAATGCAAGAAGATTTGCTTACCcaaaaaatactaatatattCTCCTTAATAAATGAGCCTCATAAaagtaatactccatatttattatttattccaccctctgtcccatagaaataggtcatttgaggatagcacgagttttaatgcgtacccggtaaattaagagaggaagataaaaagtagttgaaatagTGTAGTGGATGGTGAtgcccataaatgataaagtgaaagagaaggagaaaaaatttccataaatggatatggactatttctatgggacggacgaaaaaagaaattcagcctatttctatggaacggagggagtatttatttcaGCGATTATTCATTCATCAACACAGTTAGTACCTTTCTTCTTCGGAATCATCAGGGTAGTCATAATTGAGGCCATGAGAAGAAACGCAATTCATCAATAATAACAGTTGTCTAGACATGTCACTCATTCCAGTGCAACACACAACTATAACATCAGACAGGCAAAAGCCAGCTTCGATGGagctattattatttattaatcacCATCCAGATCAAATTAGGTTGTAAATGGATTTGGGATATACTACATTAATAAGTTTATAGGTTCATTCTAAAACATAAACAGATTTCTGCACACTCTCAAGATCGCTAATAACTTATTTCCTTGATAAATGCATAAATCATTAAGCAGCTCAATTTGAAAACAATTAAGACCAAGTCAAATGAGCTAAGAAACGCAATGTATGCCAAAAAAGGTAGATGAATAAC
Proteins encoded in this window:
- the LOC121811058 gene encoding uncharacterized protein LOC121811058; translation: MDQSRGPPMKGAGTSIKKRRSQTSRRPRPEGQPHSDQSPLSVVPVSDDMSKTSSDENIEDENSGGKMFNLSQCVSRSLPVGESNGTVSNGTCDVAGSENRPKKVKLKVGGVTRTLQTKSSSNGESGSGSTAKASQSSDNGRPRQRLIPQESSDEYHSPPLKKGTLKGVPWKDFSKSSFTFGREEMGRSSTKNSNEKHGDKSDTVRKSRRVPKKRVLIGEFDEDDEIRYLEKLKISRMSGYKDLETQSTRKSQKGVKNENTEDVGRRDSRKPRSGDTDYEKEDELSSDGNGEGKTKKKRKRDVAEFPLENKREIALTTRQRALLSKDAPEAGASQIEFPNGLPPAAPRKQKEKLTEVEQQLKKVEAAQRRRLQNEKAARESEAEAIRKILGQDSSRKKREEKVKKRQEELAQGKATNAQMLISNTIRTVMGPTGTTVTFPQDLGLPKFFESNTCSYPPPREKCAGPSCTNAYKYRDSKSKLPLCSLQCYKLVNEAMHTEKAC